A region from the Kineothrix sp. IPX-CK genome encodes:
- a CDS encoding DUF6323 family protein: protein MQEELFEVLAAAGQKQELERVIACNEKTQRFGLALTQEEARMLVQCRQDALKKQRRVEFGEGILPQLIQAFCDSQYIDRNNYADTLVQLQDIFYLYKNEAEDNLTDDELVEVMRELYEEICFGSAEYLQETCLERFARAVRAGYRGYISSGGKGDYEAFSEEQRWDRDLYLQVLYEELS from the coding sequence ATGCAGGAGGAATTATTTGAAGTACTCGCGGCAGCGGGGCAAAAGCAGGAGCTCGAAAGAGTGATCGCATGCAACGAAAAGACACAGAGGTTCGGGCTGGCACTGACACAGGAGGAAGCCCGGATGCTGGTGCAGTGCAGGCAGGATGCTTTGAAAAAGCAAAGGAGGGTGGAGTTTGGAGAGGGAATACTGCCGCAGCTGATACAAGCTTTCTGTGATTCCCAGTATATTGATAGGAACAACTATGCGGACACCTTGGTGCAGCTTCAGGATATTTTTTACTTGTATAAAAATGAGGCGGAGGACAATCTGACGGATGATGAATTGGTCGAGGTGATGAGAGAGTTATATGAAGAGATCTGTTTCGGCTCCGCTGAGTACCTTCAGGAAACCTGCTTAGAGAGGTTTGCCCGAGCTGTGCGTGCCGGCTATCGGGGATATATAAGCAGCGGAGGTAAGGGGGATTACGAGGCATTTTCGGAGGAACAGCGCTGGGACAGAGATTTATACCTTCAGGTGCTGTATGAGGAACTGAGTTGA
- a CDS encoding DUF6179 domain-containing protein codes for MEYGIEELLPVVKYLTEKYTSKESTSITYEKAQQLMGAVLYCIEEREKHLQGGDDSSEQIQIVESGAKKSAMEAYKEGLQLVMDKVREAKSIYEEIMANFDSYESLCCYDTVARGMPAFFVHYDARFSPQNHLLTLDYPLLVNMPNELCGVDLICSYLKVIQLEQRFLQAFPRTYVIEAQKEYHKGYKELFLNLSSVVMRYIVGKMLEREEEAYKGNVEELEHKMKTLLHLFMELEYRKREEKDFCEEAESYLQEDIHSFAVEYKNYVHG; via the coding sequence ATGGAATACGGGATAGAAGAATTACTGCCGGTTGTGAAATATCTGACGGAGAAATACACCAGCAAGGAAAGCACTTCCATAACCTATGAGAAGGCGCAGCAGCTTATGGGAGCGGTGCTGTACTGCATCGAGGAAAGAGAGAAACATTTGCAGGGAGGAGATGATTCATCCGAACAGATACAAATTGTCGAAAGCGGCGCGAAAAAGAGCGCCATGGAGGCGTATAAGGAAGGCCTTCAGCTTGTTATGGATAAGGTGAGAGAAGCGAAGAGCATATATGAAGAAATCATGGCAAACTTCGATTCTTATGAAAGCCTTTGCTGTTACGATACGGTTGCGAGGGGAATGCCGGCATTTTTTGTACATTACGATGCGAGATTTTCTCCTCAGAATCATCTGTTGACTTTGGATTATCCGTTGCTTGTAAATATGCCGAACGAGCTTTGCGGCGTGGACCTGATCTGCAGTTATTTAAAAGTAATACAATTGGAGCAGCGCTTTCTTCAGGCCTTTCCCAGAACCTATGTTATCGAGGCACAGAAGGAATATCACAAGGGATATAAGGAATTATTTCTCAATTTAAGTTCTGTCGTCATGCGATACATCGTAGGGAAAATGCTGGAACGGGAAGAGGAGGCATATAAGGGAAATGTGGAAGAGTTAGAGCATAAGATGAAGACGCTGCTGCATTTATTTATGGAGCTGGAGTACCGCAAGCGAGAGGAGAAGGACTTCTGTGAGGAAGCGGAAAGCTATTTGCAGGAGGATATTCATTCTTTTGCGGTGGAGTACAAAAATTATGTGCACGGATAG
- a CDS encoding GGDEF domain-containing protein: MIHKFAKVLFQDVKSENETKKASIILRLNSIIMCIYFLLLLCTFFVTGDMKPIVLCVPLFCAYVASFYTTYMNRTKMSVIFVHILMGIWIVAFIRGFGWDCGVQHFVFVLLALNFTTSYSKLHWKILMGTALCLFRLALYSYTLLYEPIYVLELQTYIIFQIINTVFVFIATTTILAVFTEDSQEMEKKLVVYNEKLHRLAAIDPLTGLFNRRSMSEYLEKKERECREGKIDSLSLALGDIDFFKVVNDNYGHECGDIMLRHLASIFIEIAGEKGRVCRWGGEEFLFVFDNVNGDDSLILLEELQKKIRKLEVLYKGETVKVTMTFGLSEFDFQKDMDHSINDVDVKLYKGKEAGRNRIVY, encoded by the coding sequence ATGATTCATAAGTTTGCGAAAGTGTTATTTCAGGATGTGAAGAGCGAAAATGAGACTAAGAAGGCCTCCATCATACTCAGGCTTAACTCCATCATTATGTGTATTTATTTTCTTCTGCTTCTATGCACTTTTTTTGTGACGGGGGATATGAAACCAATCGTTTTGTGTGTGCCGTTATTTTGTGCTTATGTAGCATCTTTTTATACGACATATATGAACAGAACGAAGATGTCTGTCATATTCGTTCATATACTGATGGGAATCTGGATTGTCGCCTTCATCAGGGGATTCGGCTGGGACTGTGGTGTACAGCATTTCGTATTCGTGCTGCTGGCGCTGAATTTCACTACCAGTTATAGCAAGCTTCATTGGAAGATATTGATGGGTACGGCACTTTGCTTGTTCCGACTGGCTTTGTATTCTTATACCCTTTTGTATGAACCGATTTATGTTTTGGAGTTGCAGACCTATATCATATTCCAGATTATCAATACCGTTTTCGTATTTATCGCCACGACGACGATTTTGGCAGTGTTTACCGAGGATTCTCAGGAGATGGAGAAGAAACTTGTCGTATACAACGAAAAGCTTCACAGACTGGCAGCCATAGACCCTCTTACCGGGCTTTTCAACAGACGGAGTATGAGCGAATATCTGGAGAAAAAGGAGAGGGAATGCAGGGAAGGGAAAATCGACAGCTTGTCGTTAGCCCTTGGAGATATCGATTTTTTTAAAGTGGTAAACGATAACTATGGTCATGAATGCGGAGATATCATGCTGCGCCATTTGGCGTCCATATTTATAGAAATAGCAGGCGAAAAGGGGAGGGTATGCCGTTGGGGCGGAGAAGAGTTCCTGTTCGTATTCGATAATGTCAACGGAGACGACTCGCTGATTCTTCTGGAGGAGCTTCAAAAGAAGATAAGGAAGCTGGAAGTGCTTTACAAAGGAGAAACTGTAAAAGTAACGATGACTTTCGGACTGAGCGAATTCGATTTCCAGAAGGACATGGACCATTCCATTAACGATGTGGATGTGAAACTGTATAAAGGAAAAGAGGCCGGAAGAAACAGGATCGTATATTGA
- a CDS encoding TPM domain-containing protein, with the protein MKQYLNYFKWVFLITALLGIIYAGTLIYQAAQKIEARANTECLTKERVFDYGDVLTQEEESKLRELISEREAQTGCDIVLVTLNESLKEYAREKEPDVSYDEFVRIYAEDFYDENKFGYDKPIGDGILLVDNWFREDDGRIYTWLSTVGRAEENYSSSMVDNLLDKVYLYVEDDPYKAYATYVNEFYHDMTGTGQLTESLPFWSPFAAAAIIAIVFIAVHWSSKKGNRTTMATTYVNGGRPDLRRKEDVLVNKIVTRRHIERSSGSGGGNSGGGGHSGGGHHGGGGHSR; encoded by the coding sequence ATGAAACAATATCTTAATTATTTTAAATGGGTTTTTCTTATAACAGCACTTCTGGGAATAATTTACGCAGGAACGCTGATCTATCAGGCGGCGCAGAAGATCGAAGCGCGTGCGAACACGGAATGCCTCACGAAAGAGCGGGTCTTTGATTATGGAGATGTGCTGACGCAGGAGGAAGAAAGCAAGCTGCGGGAACTGATTTCTGAGAGAGAGGCTCAGACCGGATGTGATATCGTACTCGTGACACTTAACGAATCCCTTAAGGAATATGCGAGAGAAAAAGAGCCGGATGTCTCTTACGACGAATTTGTACGGATATATGCCGAGGATTTTTATGATGAGAATAAATTCGGTTACGATAAGCCTATTGGTGATGGAATCCTTTTGGTAGATAACTGGTTTCGGGAGGACGACGGAAGGATTTATACATGGCTTAGTACGGTGGGAAGGGCAGAAGAGAACTACAGCAGCTCCATGGTGGACAATCTTTTGGACAAAGTATATCTGTATGTGGAGGATGATCCCTATAAGGCATACGCAACCTATGTGAACGAGTTCTATCACGATATGACAGGTACGGGACAATTGACGGAATCGTTACCGTTCTGGTCTCCTTTTGCGGCTGCAGCCATCATAGCTATCGTGTTTATAGCAGTGCATTGGAGCAGTAAAAAGGGAAACAGAACTACTATGGCTACAACCTATGTGAACGGAGGCAGGCCTGATTTGAGGAGGAAAGAAGATGTCCTTGTCAATAAGATAGTGACGAGAAGGCATATCGAAAGGAGCAGCGGAAGCGGCGGAGGAAATTCAGGAGGCGGAGGTCATTCCGGCGGAGGACATCATGGCGGAGGCGGACACAGCCGTTAG
- the rpsT gene encoding 30S ribosomal protein S20 gives MANIKSAKKRILVNNAKADRNKAIKSGVKTAVKKVNAAIEANDKAAASAALLAATSVIDKASTKGVYHKNTASRKVSRLTQAINKMA, from the coding sequence TTGGCTAACATCAAATCTGCTAAAAAGAGAATTTTAGTTAACAACGCAAAAGCTGATAGAAACAAAGCTATCAAGTCCGGTGTTAAGACGGCTGTGAAGAAAGTAAATGCTGCAATCGAAGCGAACGATAAAGCTGCTGCTTCTGCTGCATTATTAGCTGCTACTTCAGTGATTGACAAAGCTTCTACTAAAGGCGTATATCATAAGAATACCGCTTCTAGAAAAGTATCTCGTCTGACACAGGCTATTAATAAGATGGCTTAA
- the gpr gene encoding GPR endopeptidase, translating into MSCFQVRTDLALEARESIGEAEEIRGVSVEETYDEKNEIRVTRVIIETKNGAKAMGKPIGVYTTLEAPRMVEPDENYHQEISSALAKELKDIIPEAQEEQSVLIVGLGNRDVTADALGPNVADNLFITRHVVMEYGKAAYSKSRMNMVSSIVPGVMAKTGMESAEIIKGVIDQTKPDVVIVVDALAARSTKRLNRTIQVTNTGIHPGSGVGNHRNALTKESLEVPVIAIGVPTVVDAATIVNDAVSGEMKVNLAELNNMYVTSKDVDYQIKQISHVICDALNEALEL; encoded by the coding sequence ATGAGTTGTTTTCAGGTAAGAACAGATTTAGCTCTGGAGGCCAGAGAAAGCATAGGAGAAGCGGAGGAGATCAGAGGGGTCAGCGTAGAGGAGACCTATGATGAAAAAAACGAAATAAGGGTTACCAGAGTGATCATCGAAACGAAAAACGGGGCGAAGGCCATGGGAAAGCCCATAGGTGTCTATACTACGCTGGAAGCTCCTAGGATGGTAGAACCGGATGAAAATTATCATCAGGAAATTTCCTCCGCCTTGGCAAAGGAGCTGAAGGATATTATTCCTGAGGCCCAGGAGGAACAGTCGGTGCTGATTGTAGGGCTTGGTAACCGGGATGTGACGGCGGATGCTTTGGGGCCGAACGTAGCCGACAATTTGTTCATTACGAGACATGTGGTAATGGAATATGGGAAGGCGGCGTACAGCAAATCGAGAATGAATATGGTGAGCAGCATCGTACCTGGTGTTATGGCGAAGACCGGTATGGAAAGTGCAGAAATCATCAAGGGAGTTATCGACCAGACAAAGCCTGACGTGGTCATTGTAGTGGATGCGCTGGCAGCACGCTCTACCAAAAGACTGAATCGGACGATTCAGGTGACTAATACGGGTATCCATCCGGGCTCGGGAGTAGGAAATCATAGAAATGCCCTGACGAAGGAAAGCCTGGAGGTTCCTGTCATTGCAATCGGCGTGCCTACGGTGGTGGATGCGGCAACTATAGTCAACGATGCGGTATCGGGAGAAATGAAGGTAAATCTGGCAGAGCTTAACAACATGTATGTGACCAGCAAGGATGTGGATTATCAAATAAAACAGATAAGCCATGTCATTTGTGATGCGCTTAACGAAGCTCTGGAATTATAG
- a CDS encoding stage II sporulation protein P, with product MRRLYSEGRNSNFNRRNKIKQKIVAGCAVILIGTAFACAVYSSFSVDRKEKDFGIQEKAADWLRKQMMETYMPVFAFMEEETGIGSSMDLIKPLIAAQLPIYGYSEEQAKGYVSIEDEDTYDLLIRQEGSDEERKEIEDGSLEYGDDALHIDGDLERAMEEENSLHNRSEEGKPEEEKDQGEGKENDTGKEKSGFLQAQAKSYEYDWSSLTEYEDIVKAFYAIDKTTSITDDQLNLDNLLGKDMTMKASPENPQILIYHTHSQEAFVDSVPGDESTTVVGAGERLAQILREQYGFNVIHHTGEYDVESRDYAYSNALPAIEQVLAQNPTIEVVIDLHRDAMPEHKKLVIDLQGRPTAQFMFFNGLSRSREKGDLSYLENPYVDDNLAFSFQAQTASNEYYPGIARRIYLKAYRFNMHLRAKTLLIELGAQTNTVEEIMNACDPLAHVISIVLKGEL from the coding sequence GTGAGGCGATTGTATTCCGAAGGCAGGAACAGTAATTTTAATAGAAGGAACAAAATAAAACAGAAAATTGTGGCAGGCTGTGCGGTAATCCTGATCGGAACAGCTTTCGCATGTGCTGTATACTCTTCTTTTTCGGTAGATAGAAAAGAAAAAGATTTTGGTATACAGGAAAAAGCGGCGGACTGGCTGAGAAAGCAGATGATGGAGACATACATGCCTGTTTTTGCGTTTATGGAAGAAGAGACAGGCATTGGAAGCTCCATGGATTTGATAAAACCACTGATTGCGGCACAGCTTCCCATCTACGGCTACAGCGAGGAGCAGGCCAAAGGATATGTGAGTATAGAAGATGAGGACACTTACGATCTGCTCATCAGGCAGGAGGGTTCGGACGAGGAACGCAAGGAGATTGAAGATGGCTCCCTGGAATATGGCGACGATGCACTGCACATTGACGGAGATTTAGAGCGGGCCATGGAAGAAGAAAATAGTTTACATAATAGATCGGAAGAAGGTAAACCGGAAGAGGAAAAGGATCAGGGCGAAGGGAAGGAAAACGATACGGGGAAAGAGAAAAGCGGCTTTCTTCAGGCACAGGCGAAAAGTTACGAATATGACTGGTCGTCGCTTACGGAGTATGAAGATATCGTAAAAGCCTTTTACGCCATAGACAAAACTACATCTATCACCGATGACCAGCTGAATCTGGATAATCTGTTGGGAAAGGATATGACGATGAAGGCATCGCCGGAAAATCCACAGATATTAATTTACCACACCCATTCCCAGGAGGCCTTTGTGGATTCTGTACCGGGCGATGAATCCACCACTGTGGTGGGAGCGGGAGAACGGCTGGCGCAGATATTGCGAGAGCAATATGGTTTCAACGTGATTCATCATACAGGAGAATACGATGTAGAATCGAGAGACTATGCCTATTCCAATGCCCTTCCCGCCATCGAGCAGGTGTTGGCTCAGAATCCTACTATAGAAGTAGTTATTGATCTACACAGAGACGCCATGCCGGAGCACAAGAAACTGGTCATCGATCTTCAGGGAAGGCCTACCGCACAATTTATGTTTTTCAACGGACTTAGCAGAAGCAGGGAAAAGGGAGATCTTTCTTACCTTGAAAATCCGTATGTTGATGATAACCTGGCTTTCTCCTTTCAGGCGCAGACTGCCAGCAATGAATATTATCCCGGCATAGCCAGAAGGATTTATCTGAAAGCTTATCGGTTTAATATGCATCTTAGGGCAAAAACGCTTCTGATAGAGCTGGGGGCGCAGACAAATACGGTAGAAGAAATCATGAATGCCTGCGATCCTCTGGCACATGTAATTTCCATTGTGCTAAAGGGGGAATTGTGA
- the lepA gene encoding translation elongation factor 4: MSGIDQSKIRNFCIVAHIDHGKSTLADRIIEKTGLLTSREMQAQVLDNMDLERERGITIKAQTVRIVYKAQNGEEYIFNLIDTPGHVDFNYEVSRSLAACDGAILVVDAAQGIEAQTLANVYLALDHNLDVFPVINKIDLPSADPQRVKDEIEDIIGLEAQDAPLISAKSGIGIEEVLEAVVHKIPAPAGSADNPLQALVFDSLYDSYKGVIVFCRIKEGRVRRGTQILMMATGAKAEVVEVGYFGPGQFIPCEELSAGMVGYMTASIKNVKDTAVGDTVTDVKNPCAAPLPGYKKVNSMVYCGMYPADGAKYPDLRDALEKLQLNDASLHYEPETSIALGFGFRCGFLGLLHLEIIQERLEREYNLDLVTTAPSVIYKVHKNNGEVIELTNPSNLPDPTEIEYMEEPVVSAEIMVTTEFIGSIMELCQERRGRYLGMEYMEETRALLKYELPLNEIIYDFFDALKSRSKGYASFDYDLKGYEESKLVKLDILINHEEVDALSFIVHADSAYERGRRMCEKLKDEIPRHLFEIPIQAAVGGKIIARETVKAMRKDVLAKCYGGDITRKKKLLEKQKEGKKRMRQIGSVEIPQKAFMSVLKLDDK, from the coding sequence ATGTCAGGCATAGATCAAAGTAAAATAAGAAATTTTTGTATTGTGGCCCATATCGACCATGGAAAATCTACTTTGGCGGATCGTATTATAGAGAAAACGGGTCTTTTGACAAGCCGCGAAATGCAGGCGCAGGTCTTAGACAATATGGATTTGGAGAGAGAGCGGGGAATTACTATAAAGGCACAGACCGTTCGTATCGTATATAAAGCGCAGAATGGAGAGGAGTATATTTTCAACCTGATCGATACACCCGGACATGTGGATTTTAACTATGAGGTCAGCAGAAGTCTTGCGGCCTGCGACGGAGCGATCCTTGTGGTGGACGCGGCTCAGGGAATCGAGGCTCAGACATTAGCTAATGTATATTTGGCGTTGGATCACAATCTGGATGTATTTCCTGTCATTAATAAGATAGATTTGCCCAGCGCGGATCCCCAGCGCGTGAAGGATGAAATTGAAGATATTATCGGCCTTGAGGCGCAGGATGCGCCTCTTATTTCCGCTAAGAGCGGAATCGGCATCGAAGAGGTGTTAGAAGCGGTGGTACATAAGATACCTGCTCCTGCGGGAAGTGCGGACAACCCTCTTCAGGCTCTCGTGTTCGACTCCCTTTACGATTCTTACAAGGGAGTTATCGTGTTTTGCCGTATTAAAGAGGGCAGGGTGCGGAGAGGAACGCAGATATTGATGATGGCGACCGGTGCGAAAGCAGAAGTTGTGGAGGTGGGTTATTTCGGGCCGGGTCAGTTCATTCCATGTGAGGAGCTGTCTGCGGGCATGGTAGGCTATATGACTGCTTCCATCAAGAATGTAAAGGATACGGCGGTGGGAGATACGGTAACTGATGTAAAAAATCCCTGCGCGGCGCCTTTGCCTGGCTATAAAAAGGTAAATTCCATGGTGTACTGCGGGATGTATCCTGCAGACGGGGCGAAATATCCTGACCTTAGGGACGCCTTGGAGAAACTTCAGCTAAACGACGCATCTTTACATTACGAGCCGGAGACCTCGATCGCTCTCGGCTTTGGTTTCCGCTGCGGCTTTTTGGGATTGCTGCATTTGGAAATCATTCAGGAGCGTTTGGAAAGAGAATACAATCTGGATTTGGTGACGACGGCGCCGAGTGTTATCTATAAAGTGCATAAGAACAATGGGGAGGTCATAGAATTGACCAATCCCTCTAATTTACCGGACCCTACGGAAATCGAATATATGGAGGAGCCGGTAGTGAGCGCGGAGATCATGGTGACCACAGAGTTCATCGGTTCCATCATGGAACTTTGCCAGGAGCGCAGAGGACGTTATTTGGGAATGGAATATATGGAGGAGACGAGGGCACTGCTCAAATACGAGCTGCCGTTAAACGAAATCATTTATGACTTCTTTGACGCTCTGAAATCCCGCTCCAAAGGCTATGCTTCCTTTGATTACGATTTGAAGGGCTATGAGGAATCCAAACTGGTGAAGCTGGACATCCTGATCAACCACGAAGAGGTGGATGCCCTTTCCTTTATCGTGCATGCGGACAGTGCTTACGAGCGCGGACGCAGGATGTGTGAGAAGCTTAAGGACGAGATTCCCAGACATCTGTTCGAGATTCCGATCCAGGCGGCGGTAGGCGGCAAGATCATAGCCAGAGAGACGGTAAAGGCTATGCGAAAGGATGTGCTTGCGAAATGCTACGGCGGTGATATTACCCGTAAAAAGAAACTTCTTGAAAAGCAGAAAGAGGGAAAAAAGCGCATGCGTCAGATAGGCAGCGTGGAAATTCCTCAGAAAGCTTTTATGAGTGTGCTTAAATTGGATGATAAATAA
- the hemW gene encoding radical SAM family heme chaperone HemW has protein sequence MLSIYIHIPFCVRKCLYCDFLSFPASERDKEIYAAALLKEIETEAFRYEERLVDTVFLGGGTPSILQTAHIEKIMDTLKNCYRFSSKPEITIEVNPCTVDKEKLSRYKAAGINRLSIGAQSVQDSELRALGRIHNAADFFAAFHMAREAGFDNINVDLMSALPGQTAERYLETLLKVTGLKPEHISAYSLIIEEGTPFFDMYGEKEGENGVERGLPSEEEERRMYEETGKRLEEAGYCRYEISNYALKGRECRHNTTYWRRHDYAGFGLGASSMVENVRWKNTARMQTYLDAYGKGKIHGNVKEEIQRLGRAEQMEEFMFLGLRLTEGVSRAEFFEAFHEDMEKIYGPVLQQLLDNGLIDTGERVKLTSYGRDVSNYVMAQFLF, from the coding sequence ATGTTAAGTATATATATTCATATTCCTTTTTGCGTAAGAAAGTGTTTATACTGTGATTTCCTGTCCTTTCCGGCTTCGGAGAGGGATAAGGAGATCTATGCGGCGGCGTTGCTTAAGGAAATAGAGACGGAAGCTTTCCGGTATGAAGAACGCCTTGTGGATACCGTTTTTTTGGGAGGAGGAACTCCCTCGATTCTGCAGACAGCCCATATTGAAAAGATAATGGATACGCTGAAGAACTGCTACCGTTTCTCCTCCAAGCCGGAAATAACCATAGAAGTAAATCCATGCACGGTAGATAAGGAAAAGCTCAGCCGGTACAAAGCCGCAGGAATCAATAGACTCAGCATCGGTGCCCAGTCGGTGCAGGACTCTGAGCTCAGGGCTTTGGGCAGGATCCACAATGCCGCCGATTTCTTCGCCGCCTTTCATATGGCGAGAGAGGCCGGTTTCGATAACATAAATGTGGACCTGATGTCGGCACTTCCGGGGCAGACTGCAGAACGCTATCTGGAGACTTTACTTAAGGTGACAGGCCTTAAACCGGAGCATATTTCTGCCTATAGCCTCATTATCGAGGAGGGAACCCCCTTCTTTGATATGTATGGCGAGAAAGAGGGAGAAAACGGAGTGGAAAGGGGTCTTCCGTCGGAAGAAGAGGAACGCCGGATGTATGAAGAAACCGGAAAGCGGTTGGAGGAGGCGGGCTATTGCCGCTACGAGATTTCCAATTATGCTTTAAAGGGAAGAGAATGCAGACATAATACCACATACTGGAGGAGACACGATTATGCCGGGTTCGGACTGGGAGCCTCTTCCATGGTGGAAAATGTGCGCTGGAAGAATACCGCCAGGATGCAGACCTACTTAGACGCTTATGGCAAAGGGAAGATTCATGGGAACGTAAAGGAAGAGATTCAAAGGCTGGGCAGAGCAGAACAGATGGAGGAGTTCATGTTTTTGGGACTTCGTTTGACTGAGGGCGTGAGCAGAGCGGAATTTTTTGAGGCTTTTCACGAGGATATGGAGAAAATATACGGGCCGGTTTTGCAACAGCTTCTTGATAACGGCCTGATCGATACAGGAGAACGGGTAAAACTCACTTCTTACGGGAGAGATGTAAGTAATTATGTTATGGCCCAATTTCTCTTTTAA
- the sigK gene encoding RNA polymerase sporulation sigma factor SigK — translation MKTFQKPLTAEEEACYIQNLQKGSSEKAREAREILIERNLRLVAHIAKKYQNVDEDMEDLISIGTIGLIKAVASFDASKGKLSTYASRCIDNELLMLIRSKRKTSKEVSLYEPIGTDKEGNEINLLDIIETEQVDVIDRMELCSDLKKLARLLEKLEGREKEIIFLRYGLETGREVTQREIGERLGISRSYVSRIEKRALGKLKRGFEKES, via the coding sequence TTGAAAACTTTCCAAAAACCTTTAACCGCAGAAGAAGAAGCCTGCTATATTCAGAACCTGCAAAAAGGGAGCAGTGAGAAAGCCCGGGAAGCGAGAGAAATTCTTATTGAGCGCAATTTACGCCTGGTGGCCCACATCGCCAAGAAGTATCAGAACGTGGATGAGGACATGGAAGACTTGATTTCCATAGGCACGATTGGGCTTATTAAAGCGGTGGCATCTTTTGATGCCAGCAAGGGAAAGCTCAGCACATATGCTTCGCGCTGTATAGACAACGAATTGTTAATGTTGATTCGCTCCAAGAGAAAGACGTCTAAAGAAGTATCCTTATATGAGCCGATTGGAACGGATAAAGAAGGAAATGAGATAAATTTACTCGATATTATTGAGACTGAACAGGTAGATGTGATAGACAGAATGGAGCTGTGCAGCGATTTGAAAAAATTGGCACGCTTGTTGGAGAAGTTAGAGGGCAGAGAAAAAGAAATTATTTTTTTAAGGTACGGACTTGAAACGGGGAGAGAGGTTACCCAAAGGGAGATCGGGGAACGGCTGGGAATATCCAGAAGCTATGTTTCCCGTATTGAGAAAAGGGCTCTGGGTAAGCTTAAAAGAGGATTCGAAAAAGAATCTTAA
- a CDS encoding HD-GYP domain-containing protein yields the protein MLFVKTEKLKKGMRLARPIYNKDGVLLYERSSKLTAQGIQSIHTFGLIGLFILEPAEPVPPMTQEDILFERFQTMTVFALSEELNKLKDSKRGPKLQVIVNNILRRYGHLDKSINFIQNLRSKEDHVYKHALNTAILCAMITHVLNIKLEEQMDTVMAALVHDVGMLSLPKTVSEKEENNDAEREMIASYKTAGFELIGRVFSAEPNIKRICVQSQKMMDNFKVGVEDKRFRPVRGAQVLTVAETYDTMTAMHLNGAPVSEVAALKHLLNHPEIYMPEIVDALIESVNILVPGVSVELNTGDKAIVIRNNEENVLRPMVLGFKDNNIMDLAEKSYSDLEVVDIMKTMDNRCIIDTKTLREHGINVPELKEAEIHTGIAEEGTEVEEYIPGQFF from the coding sequence ATGCTTTTTGTGAAAACAGAGAAGTTAAAGAAGGGAATGAGATTGGCAAGGCCGATCTACAACAAGGATGGGGTCTTGCTTTATGAGCGCAGTTCTAAGCTTACGGCACAAGGCATTCAGAGTATTCATACGTTCGGTTTAATCGGTTTGTTCATTCTGGAGCCGGCTGAGCCAGTTCCGCCGATGACGCAGGAGGATATTTTGTTCGAGCGTTTTCAGACGATGACTGTGTTCGCGCTGAGCGAGGAATTGAATAAATTGAAGGACAGCAAACGGGGACCGAAGCTTCAGGTAATCGTGAATAACATTCTTAGGCGTTATGGCCATCTCGATAAAAGTATCAATTTTATCCAGAATTTGAGAAGTAAAGAGGATCATGTATACAAGCACGCGTTAAACACGGCTATTCTTTGTGCGATGATAACGCATGTGCTGAATATAAAGCTCGAGGAGCAGATGGACACTGTTATGGCGGCGTTGGTACACGACGTCGGAATGTTGTCATTACCTAAAACGGTATCGGAGAAAGAAGAGAATAACGATGCTGAAAGGGAGATGATCGCTTCCTATAAGACAGCAGGATTCGAACTGATCGGCAGGGTATTTTCCGCAGAGCCTAATATTAAGCGTATCTGCGTGCAGTCTCAGAAGATGATGGATAATTTTAAAGTCGGCGTGGAAGATAAGAGGTTTAGGCCGGTGAGGGGGGCACAGGTGCTTACCGTAGCCGAGACTTACGATACGATGACAGCGATGCACTTGAATGGAGCTCCGGTTTCGGAGGTTGCAGCTCTTAAGCATTTGCTGAACCACCCGGAGATTTATATGCCGGAGATTGTGGACGCTCTCATTGAATCTGTGAATATTCTGGTGCCTGGTGTGAGTGTAGAGTTAAATACCGGTGATAAGGCAATCGTAATCAGAAATAACGAAGAAAATGTTCTTCGCCCGATGGTCTTAGGCTTTAAGGACAATAATATCATGGATTTAGCGGAAAAATCTTACAGTGACCTGGAGGTTGTCGATATTATGAAGACGATGGATAACCGCTGCATCATTGATACGAAGACGCTGCGGGAGCACGGCATCAATGTACCGGAACTCAAGGAAGCAGAGATTCACACCGGAATTGCAGAAGAAGGCACGGAAGTGGAAGAGTATATTCCGGGACAGTTCTTCTAA